The Thermomonospora amylolytica sequence GCTGCGGTGGAACGGGTGCGAGGGCGGCGGCATCGGATGTGTCTGAACGTGGTGCTGGGCGAACGAGGGGCGGGGCAATGGCCGGGTTGAGGACCTTGGTGGAGGAAGCGGAGCCTGTCGCCCGGTTCGACGGGATGACGACCGGGCTGGGACAGGCGGTGCCGCTCCAGGTCCTGTGGCACGCCGGGCGGCGGCGGTGGCTGGTGCACCTGACGTATGACGGGGGCCTGGCGGAGGCGGGGGCGCTGCGGGAGTTCGCCGAGGCCGTGGTGCGGATCGTGGAGAGCCGGGAGGGTGTCCACGAGGCGCTGCTCGTCGACGACGGGTACGGCTCGATCGAGGTCGGGATGGAGGCCGTGGACGGGGCGGTCGAGCTGTCGGCGTTCCTGTACTACGACACGCGGCAGGACTTCGTGGGGGTCGGCGCACTGGGGGAGCCGCTGTTCCACAACTTCCTCGGCTCGGCCTACCTGCAACTGGACGGGACCGTGACCGACGAGGAGCGACTGGTCGCCAATGCGCGGGCGCTGCTGGACAAGCTGGCGTCGACGCCCGACGCGGAGCCCGTTCCCTCGCCTCCCCGCTACGAGGACGTGGTGGAACTGGTGGATCCGGACCGCGGCCATCAGCGGCTCGTCCTGTCCCGCCGGGTGAACGACGGTGCGTGGCGGATCGGCGTGCTGCCCACGATGACGGCCGAGATCGACGTCTCCGGTGCGCGCGCCCTGGCCGACGCCCTGGTCACGCCCGGCCTGGAGACCACGGTGATCGAGAACGACCGGTACCGCCTGACGGTCACCGTCGAGGACGGCACCGTCCTGTGCCGCTTCACCTCACCCGGCGAGGGCCGTGTGCTGGAGGAACGGGTCCGCGGCCTGGACGCGGAGGTCATCGCCCGCAACGCCCGCAACCTCCGCGACGCCTTGGCCGGCTGAACGACGACCGGCGTACGCCCACCCCGGAGACCGCCGGGCCGACCCCGCCGGGGACCATGGGGGTTCGACCGACGACTCGCCGCTGGAGAGGGATGAGCGACGCCGACCGGGCGGAGGAGCGGGACACGGTGGTGGACTACCGGTTCTCGCTGGCCAACGAGCGGACCTTCCTGGCGTACGTTCGCACCGCCCTGGCGCTGAACGCCGGAGCGCTGGCCGTCGTGCAGCTCCTCCCGGACGTGGCGACCGCCGGATGGCGGCGGGTCGCCGCGGTGATGCTGGCCGTTCTGGGCCTCGTCGTCGTCCTGGCGGGTTACCGGCGCTGGTCGGCGAACGAACGGGCCATGCGCCGCGGCGAGCCGTTGCCGGACTCCTGGCTGACCCCGATCCTGGCGGTCGCCGTCACCGTGGTCTCCGCCGTGGTCGTCGTCCTGGTGATCACCGGATGACGCCCCGCATCGCCGACCCCGGCGCGCAACTGGAACGCACCGCACTGGCCTGGCAGCGCACGTCGCTGCTGATCGCCGTCAACGGAGCCCTCCTCACCCGGGCGGTCCCCGGCCTGGGCCCGGCCGCCGTCGCCATCGGGATCACGACGATGGCGATCGCCGCGCTCATCTGGCTGGCGGCCGCCCGGGGCTACCGCCGAGGCCGCGGCCGGACGGCCGCCGGCGTCCTGACCGTCCACGCCCGAGCGACCCGCGCCCTCACCGCCGTCAT is a genomic window containing:
- a CDS encoding DUF202 domain-containing protein, with the translated sequence MTPRIADPGAQLERTALAWQRTSLLIAVNGALLTRAVPGLGPAAVAIGITTMAIAALIWLAAARGYRRGRGRTAAGVLTVHARATRALTAVICVIAILDLTAVLLHD
- a CDS encoding YidH family protein, translated to MSDADRAEERDTVVDYRFSLANERTFLAYVRTALALNAGALAVVQLLPDVATAGWRRVAAVMLAVLGLVVVLAGYRRWSANERAMRRGEPLPDSWLTPILAVAVTVVSAVVVVLVITG